A portion of the Musa acuminata AAA Group cultivar baxijiao chromosome BXJ1-1, Cavendish_Baxijiao_AAA, whole genome shotgun sequence genome contains these proteins:
- the LOC135582361 gene encoding transcription factor ABORTED MICROSPORES-like isoform X1, which yields MMSQCTSNSYDRSIDMPMADNGGYPSADGGGGGGGDDSQPWLAPQLVATGAQALPWDLYATQSNLFDRTMDDDILHDGSTRNFFHCGNPPPPLSESMVDDGIPDDAPAYHNFGEMVGHGKESLKMEGSARTESGSDGSDDDEEHRPARRSGKQHCSKNLFAERKRRKKLNDRLFALRALVPKITKMDRASILGDAIEYVMDLQKQVKDLQDELEETNQEDAGHDKQIGSNLHNSNSQMDVPIANGWTDHDDSENNPRPVAAADDNKPSSDKGQQMEVIDHLYMFYCRNARKPSLLHLDANEQPQVEVRQLEANEFFVKVLCEHKQGGFARLMEAMSSLGLEVTNASVTSYESLVLNVFRVERRDAQVVEADRVRDSLLEVTRDPQGWSGLAQAAEQQLGFHHHLRYLHHQA from the exons ATGATGTCTCAGTGCACCTCGAACTCCTACGACCGCTCCATCGATATGCCCATGGCTGATAACGGTGGATACCCGAGTGCtgatggtggcggtggtggtggtggggatgATTCGCAGCCATGGCTTGCCCCGCAGTTAGTCGCCACCGGCGCTCAAGCTCTTCCTTGGGATCTCTACGCCACCCAGTCGAACTTGTTCGACAGGACGATGGATGACGACATCCTCCACGATGGCTCTACCAGGAACTTCTTCCATTGCGGCAATCCTCCACCTCCGCTGTCGGAGTCTATGGTCGACGATGGCATCCCGGACGACGCACCGGCGTATCACAATTTTGGGGAGATGGTTGGCCACGGTAAGGAGTCGCTGAAGATGGAAGGCAGCGCCCGAACCGAGTCGGGCTCGGACGGCAGCGACGACGACGAGGAGCACCGGCCGGCGAGGAGGTCCGGTAAGCAACACTGCTCGAAGAACCTCTTCGCGGagcggaagaggaggaagaagctcAACGATCGGCTCTTCGCTCTGCGCGCACTGGTTCCAAAGATCACAAAG ATGGACAGGGCTTCGATACTAGGAGACGCCATCGAGTACGTGATGGATTTGCAGAAGCAAGTGAAGGATCTGCAGGACGAGCTGGAGGAGACGAATCAGGAGGACGCCGGCCACGACAAGCAGATCGGAAGCAACCTCCACAACAGCAACAGCCAAATGGATGTCCCGATCGCAAATGGGTGGACGGATCACGACGATTCCGAGAACAATCCGAGGCCGGTCGCCGCGGCCGACGATAACAAGCCATCATCCGACAAGGGTCAGCAGATGGAGGTGATCGATCATCTTTACATGTTCTACTGCCGCAACGCAAGAAAGCCCTCCTTACTGCATCTAGATGCAAATGAGCAGCCACAGGTGGAGGTGAGGCAACTGGAGGCGAACGAGTTCTTCGTAAAGGTGCTGTGCGAGCACAAGCAAGGAGGGTTCGCGAGGCTGATGGAGGCGATGAGCTCCCTGGGACTGGAAGTGACCAACGCCAGTGTCACCTCATACGAAAGCCTAGTCTTGAACGTCTTCAGAGTCGAG AGAAGAGATGCCCAAGTGGTGGAAGCAGATCGAGTGAGGGACTCATTGCTGGAGGTGACGCGAGATCCGCAAGGGTGGTCAGGGCTTGCACAAGCAGCGGAGCAGCAGCTCGGCTTCCATCATCACCTTCGTTACCTTCACCACCAAGCATAG
- the LOC135582361 gene encoding transcription factor ABORTED MICROSPORES-like isoform X2, with protein sequence MMSQCTSNSYDRSIDMPMADNGGYPSADGGGGGGGDDSQPWLAPQLVATGAQALPWDLYATQSNLFDRTMDDDILHDGSTRNFFHCGNPPPPLSESMVDDGIPDDAPAYHNFGEMVGHGKESLKMEGSARTESGSDGSDDDEEHRPARRSGKQHCSKNLFAERKRRKKLNDRLFALRALVPKITKMDRASILGDAIEYVMDLQKQVKDLQDELEETNQEDAGHDKQIGSNLHNSNSQMDVPIANGWTDHDDSENNPRPVAAADDNKPSSDKGQQMEPQVEVRQLEANEFFVKVLCEHKQGGFARLMEAMSSLGLEVTNASVTSYESLVLNVFRVERRDAQVVEADRVRDSLLEVTRDPQGWSGLAQAAEQQLGFHHHLRYLHHQA encoded by the exons ATGATGTCTCAGTGCACCTCGAACTCCTACGACCGCTCCATCGATATGCCCATGGCTGATAACGGTGGATACCCGAGTGCtgatggtggcggtggtggtggtggggatgATTCGCAGCCATGGCTTGCCCCGCAGTTAGTCGCCACCGGCGCTCAAGCTCTTCCTTGGGATCTCTACGCCACCCAGTCGAACTTGTTCGACAGGACGATGGATGACGACATCCTCCACGATGGCTCTACCAGGAACTTCTTCCATTGCGGCAATCCTCCACCTCCGCTGTCGGAGTCTATGGTCGACGATGGCATCCCGGACGACGCACCGGCGTATCACAATTTTGGGGAGATGGTTGGCCACGGTAAGGAGTCGCTGAAGATGGAAGGCAGCGCCCGAACCGAGTCGGGCTCGGACGGCAGCGACGACGACGAGGAGCACCGGCCGGCGAGGAGGTCCGGTAAGCAACACTGCTCGAAGAACCTCTTCGCGGagcggaagaggaggaagaagctcAACGATCGGCTCTTCGCTCTGCGCGCACTGGTTCCAAAGATCACAAAG ATGGACAGGGCTTCGATACTAGGAGACGCCATCGAGTACGTGATGGATTTGCAGAAGCAAGTGAAGGATCTGCAGGACGAGCTGGAGGAGACGAATCAGGAGGACGCCGGCCACGACAAGCAGATCGGAAGCAACCTCCACAACAGCAACAGCCAAATGGATGTCCCGATCGCAAATGGGTGGACGGATCACGACGATTCCGAGAACAATCCGAGGCCGGTCGCCGCGGCCGACGATAACAAGCCATCATCCGACAAGGGTCAGCAGATGGAG CCACAGGTGGAGGTGAGGCAACTGGAGGCGAACGAGTTCTTCGTAAAGGTGCTGTGCGAGCACAAGCAAGGAGGGTTCGCGAGGCTGATGGAGGCGATGAGCTCCCTGGGACTGGAAGTGACCAACGCCAGTGTCACCTCATACGAAAGCCTAGTCTTGAACGTCTTCAGAGTCGAG AGAAGAGATGCCCAAGTGGTGGAAGCAGATCGAGTGAGGGACTCATTGCTGGAGGTGACGCGAGATCCGCAAGGGTGGTCAGGGCTTGCACAAGCAGCGGAGCAGCAGCTCGGCTTCCATCATCACCTTCGTTACCTTCACCACCAAGCATAG